Proteins from a genomic interval of Pseudomonas paeninsulae:
- a CDS encoding primosomal protein N' — protein MPDAILRIALPSPLRRLFDYRAPPGVPRSALQPGARLRVPFGRRELIGILIEVTDHSEVPAGKLKPALQLLDAQSPLPPALFKLCLWTAQYYQHSLGDTLSWALPVLLRQGEPAEVRQERFWHLVDGAQLDDPRLSRAPRQREALQTIAQHPHGVAHQLLGQLQLNKESLGQLREKGLVRVEIRRHAVSERHLNWLAEPELPLNPEQRAAAEAVRTGFGHFNAFLLAGVTGSGKTEVYLQLIRETLEAGKQALVLIPEINLGPQTLARFERRFNARIALLHSGVNDRERLDAWLAARDGEADIIIGTRSALFTPMQRPGLIIIDEEHDASYKQQEGLRYHARDLAVVRAHQENIPILLGSATPSLESLHNAHSGRYAMLHLHQRAGGAQQPRFLRLDVKSRPLDSGISGPMQQAIAKTLAAGQQVLVFLNRRGFAPTLLCHDCGWLSECPRCDARMTVHQRSGELRCHHCGHVERQPSNCPKCNNVDLRPVGAGTERAEERLGILFPQVPVLRVDRDSTSRKEAMTMLFNTVQRGEPCILVGTQMLAKGHHFPRVTLVAILDADGGLFSADFRASERMAQLIVQVAGRAGRAEEPGKVIIQSHLADHPLLVQLTEQGYFAFAEQALSERRSAGLPPFCHLALLRAEAHKPGQAEGFLDEACSEAELLVSELKLSGIELLGPVPAPMERRAGRYRAQLLVQANARAPLHRLLSTWMLALEQMPSGRAVRWSLDVDPIDLF, from the coding sequence GTGCCCGACGCCATTCTGCGCATTGCTCTGCCCTCACCGCTGCGCCGCCTGTTCGACTACCGTGCGCCGCCCGGTGTGCCGCGCAGCGCCCTGCAGCCGGGCGCACGATTGCGCGTACCCTTTGGCCGCCGCGAGCTGATCGGCATCCTGATCGAGGTGACGGATCACAGTGAGGTCCCCGCAGGCAAGCTCAAACCCGCCCTGCAACTACTCGATGCCCAGTCGCCGCTGCCGCCAGCGCTGTTCAAACTGTGCCTGTGGACGGCGCAGTATTACCAGCACAGCCTGGGCGACACCCTCAGCTGGGCGTTGCCGGTATTGCTGCGCCAGGGCGAACCGGCGGAGGTTCGCCAGGAGCGCTTCTGGCACCTGGTCGACGGCGCCCAACTGGATGACCCGCGCCTGAGCCGCGCACCGCGCCAGCGCGAGGCCCTGCAAACCATCGCCCAGCACCCACACGGCGTTGCTCATCAACTGCTTGGCCAGTTGCAACTGAATAAGGAAAGCCTGGGTCAGCTGCGTGAGAAAGGCCTGGTGCGCGTCGAGATACGCCGGCATGCCGTCAGTGAACGCCACCTCAACTGGCTAGCGGAACCGGAACTGCCCCTGAACCCGGAGCAACGCGCGGCAGCCGAAGCGGTTCGCACCGGCTTCGGTCACTTCAATGCCTTCCTGCTCGCCGGGGTCACCGGCAGCGGCAAGACCGAGGTCTATCTGCAGCTGATCCGCGAGACCCTGGAAGCCGGCAAGCAGGCCCTGGTACTAATCCCGGAGATCAACCTCGGCCCACAGACCCTGGCGCGCTTCGAGCGGCGCTTCAACGCGCGAATCGCCCTGCTCCACTCCGGGGTCAACGACCGCGAGCGCCTGGACGCCTGGCTGGCCGCCCGCGACGGCGAGGCCGACATCATCATCGGTACCCGCTCGGCACTGTTCACGCCAATGCAGCGCCCCGGCCTGATCATTATCGACGAGGAACATGACGCGTCCTACAAGCAGCAGGAAGGCCTGCGCTACCACGCCCGCGACCTGGCCGTGGTGCGCGCGCACCAGGAAAACATTCCGATCCTGCTCGGCTCGGCCACGCCCTCCCTGGAAAGCCTGCACAACGCCCACAGCGGCCGTTACGCCATGCTGCACTTGCACCAGCGCGCCGGCGGCGCCCAGCAACCGCGCTTTCTGCGCCTGGACGTGAAGAGCCGGCCGCTCGACTCCGGCATTTCCGGCCCCATGCAGCAAGCCATCGCCAAAACCCTGGCGGCCGGCCAGCAGGTGCTGGTGTTTCTCAACCGCCGCGGCTTCGCCCCGACCCTGCTCTGCCACGACTGCGGCTGGCTGTCGGAATGCCCGCGCTGCGATGCGCGGATGACCGTGCACCAGCGCTCCGGCGAGTTGCGCTGCCATCACTGCGGGCACGTCGAGCGCCAGCCGAGCAACTGCCCGAAGTGCAACAACGTCGACCTGCGCCCGGTCGGCGCCGGCACCGAGCGCGCCGAAGAGCGCCTGGGCATTCTCTTTCCGCAGGTGCCGGTATTGCGCGTGGATCGCGACAGCACCTCGCGCAAGGAGGCCATGACCATGCTGTTCAACACCGTGCAACGCGGCGAACCGTGCATCCTAGTCGGCACCCAGATGCTCGCCAAGGGCCACCATTTCCCCCGAGTGACCCTGGTGGCGATCCTGGATGCCGACGGCGGGCTGTTCTCCGCCGACTTTCGCGCCAGCGAGCGCATGGCCCAGCTGATCGTCCAGGTCGCCGGCCGCGCCGGCCGCGCCGAGGAACCCGGCAAAGTAATCATTCAGAGTCACCTGGCGGACCACCCATTACTGGTGCAACTGACCGAACAGGGCTACTTCGCCTTCGCCGAGCAAGCCTTGAGCGAACGCCGCAGCGCCGGCTTGCCGCCGTTCTGCCACCTGGCTCTGCTGCGCGCCGAAGCGCACAAGCCGGGACAGGCCGAAGGTTTTCTCGATGAGGCCTGCAGCGAAGCCGAACTGCTGGTGAGCGAACTCAAGCTGAGCGGCATCGAGCTGCTTGGCCCAGTTCCGGCACCGATGGAACGCCGCGCCGGCCGTTACCGTGCGCAACTCTTGGTGCAAGCCAACGCCCGCGCGCCGCTGCACCGCCTGCTCAGCACCTGGATGCTGGCGTTGGAGCAAATGCCCAGCGGGCGCGCGGTCCGTTGGTCGCTGGATGTCGACCCGATAGATTTGTTTTGA
- a CDS encoding SPOR domain-containing protein, with product MAARKKPPVKRGASRYKAPAKKPVPGWIWLACGLVVGVFVMLLMNLQPGGDAVKRNKAETARVSSKPKPKSTTQAPTKPKYDFYTLLPESEVIVPPDALPPPAPAQPTVTPEQAAKIDAARALAALNGETPPPAPPVAPTPPAVQAPLSTQFFLQAGSFRRKDDAESVRAQIILLGQSVRVESGTVREETWYRVLVGPFANREQLAVSQKALAANGFSNLLLQQRQNR from the coding sequence ATGGCTGCGCGCAAGAAGCCCCCGGTGAAGCGCGGCGCCAGCCGCTACAAGGCACCGGCGAAGAAACCCGTGCCGGGCTGGATCTGGCTGGCCTGCGGCCTGGTCGTCGGCGTATTTGTCATGCTGCTGATGAACCTGCAGCCAGGGGGCGACGCGGTCAAACGTAACAAGGCCGAGACCGCACGTGTCAGTAGCAAGCCCAAGCCGAAATCCACCACGCAGGCGCCAACCAAGCCCAAGTACGATTTCTACACCCTGCTGCCCGAGTCGGAAGTCATAGTGCCGCCGGACGCCCTACCGCCACCTGCGCCCGCACAACCAACAGTGACGCCGGAACAGGCGGCGAAAATCGACGCCGCACGCGCCCTGGCCGCACTCAACGGTGAAACGCCGCCGCCGGCACCGCCAGTTGCCCCCACCCCACCAGCTGTCCAGGCGCCACTCAGCACCCAGTTTTTCCTCCAGGCCGGCTCGTTCCGGCGCAAGGATGATGCGGAAAGCGTCCGGGCGCAGATCATCCTGCTCGGCCAGAGCGTTAGGGTGGAATCCGGCACGGTGCGCGAGGAGACGTGGTACCGCGTGCTGGTCGGCCCCTTCGCCAACCGCGAACAACTCGCAGTCTCGCAAAAAGCCCTGGCGGCCAACGGCTTCAGCAATCTGCTCCTGCAGCAACGGCAGAACCGCTGA
- the hslU gene encoding ATP-dependent protease ATPase subunit HslU encodes MSMTPREIVHELNRHIIGQDDAKRAVAIALRNRWRRMQLPLELRAEVTPKNILMIGPTGVGKTEIARRLAKLAGAPFIKVEATKFTEVGYVGRDVESIIRDLADAAIKMLREQEMIKVRHRAEDAAEERILDALLPPPRAGFNEDPTPSGDSNTRQLFRKRLREGQLDDKDIDIEVTDSPAGIEIMTPPGMEEMTSQLQSLFSNMGKGKKKSRTLKVKEALKLVRDEEAARLVNEEELKATALEAVEQNGIVFIDEIDKVTKRGNVGGADVSREGVQRDLLPLIEGCTVNTKLGMIKTDHILFIASGAFHLSKPSDLVPELQGRLPIRVELKALSPEDFERILTEPHASLTEQYIALLNTEGLKIEFAADGIKRLAEIAWQVNEKTENIGARRLHTLLERLLEEVSFSAGDLAAQHDDKPIRIDADYVNDHLGELAEDEDLSRYIL; translated from the coding sequence ATGTCCATGACGCCCCGCGAAATCGTTCACGAACTCAACCGCCACATCATTGGCCAGGATGACGCCAAGCGTGCCGTGGCCATCGCCCTGCGTAATCGCTGGCGGCGTATGCAACTGCCGCTGGAGTTGCGCGCCGAAGTGACGCCGAAGAACATCCTGATGATCGGCCCGACCGGTGTCGGCAAGACCGAAATTGCCCGCCGCCTGGCCAAACTGGCCGGGGCACCGTTCATCAAGGTCGAAGCAACCAAATTCACCGAAGTCGGCTACGTTGGCCGCGATGTCGAGTCGATCATTCGTGACCTGGCCGATGCCGCGATCAAGATGCTGCGCGAGCAGGAGATGATCAAGGTTCGCCACCGCGCCGAAGACGCCGCCGAAGAGCGCATCCTCGATGCCCTGCTACCGCCGCCGCGCGCCGGCTTCAATGAAGACCCAACGCCGAGCGGCGACTCCAATACCCGCCAACTGTTCCGCAAGCGCCTGCGCGAAGGCCAGCTGGATGACAAGGACATCGACATCGAGGTGACCGACAGTCCAGCCGGTATCGAGATCATGACCCCGCCGGGCATGGAAGAGATGACCAGCCAGCTGCAGAGCCTGTTCTCCAACATGGGCAAGGGCAAGAAGAAGAGCCGCACGCTCAAGGTCAAGGAAGCGCTGAAGCTGGTGCGCGACGAAGAAGCCGCGCGCCTGGTCAATGAGGAAGAGCTGAAAGCCACGGCCCTCGAAGCCGTGGAGCAGAACGGCATCGTCTTCATCGACGAGATCGACAAGGTCACCAAACGTGGCAACGTCGGCGGCGCCGACGTCTCCCGCGAAGGCGTGCAACGCGACCTGCTGCCGCTGATTGAGGGCTGCACGGTCAACACCAAGCTGGGCATGATCAAGACCGACCACATCCTGTTCATCGCCTCCGGCGCCTTCCACCTGAGCAAGCCGAGCGACCTGGTGCCGGAACTGCAAGGCCGCCTGCCGATCCGCGTCGAACTCAAGGCGCTGTCGCCGGAAGACTTCGAGCGTATTCTCACCGAACCACACGCCTCCCTGACCGAGCAGTACATTGCCCTGCTCAACACCGAGGGTTTGAAAATCGAGTTCGCCGCAGACGGCATCAAGCGGCTTGCCGAGATTGCCTGGCAGGTCAACGAGAAAACCGAGAATATCGGGGCTCGACGCCTGCACACCCTGCTCGAACGACTGCTCGAAGAAGTGTCCTTCAGCGCCGGTGACCTGGCCGCCCAGCATGACGACAAGCCGATCCGCATCGACGCCGACTACGTCAATGACCACCTCGGCGAACTGGCCGAGGACGAAGACCTCTCGCGCTATATTCTTTAA
- the argS gene encoding arginine--tRNA ligase — translation MKDSIRHLIQQALTRLTTEGVLPEGLSPTIQVENTKDKSHGDFASNIAMMLAKPAGMKPRELAEKLIAALPSDEQISKVEIAGPGFLNFYQNSQALAGRLDAELADAKLGVRKAGPPQTVVIDLSSPNLAKEMHVGHLRSTIIGDAVARVLEFLGDQVIRQNHVGDWGTQFGMLLAFMEANPAAAESELADLEGFYRAAKKCFDDSAAFAERARELVVQLQAGDAECMRLWHRFNEISLSHCQKAYDRLGVKLSPADVKGESAYNTELPGIIDALRAKGLLSESDGAQCVFLDEYMNAEGKPLPVIVQKAGGGYLYSTTDLAAMRYRSQVLKADRALYFVDQRQALHFQMAFEVARRAGFVHAGMQLEHMGFGTMNGADGRPFKTRDGGTVKLIDLLDEAVERAYALVKARNDQRTDRGEAPFTEEQLRTIGNVVGIASVKYADLSKHRTSDYRFNFEQMLSFEGNTAPYLLYAYTRVASIFRKLGKSFAEIDGQLDLQAAHEVELAGKLAQFSEVLGGVAEKGEPHQLCAYLYDLAGLFSSFYEHCPILTAEDQATQQSRLRLAALTGRTLKQGLELLGLETLERM, via the coding sequence ATGAAAGACAGCATTCGCCACCTGATCCAGCAAGCCCTGACCCGCCTGACTACCGAAGGCGTGCTGCCCGAGGGCCTGAGCCCGACGATTCAGGTGGAGAACACCAAGGACAAGAGCCACGGTGATTTCGCCAGCAATATCGCCATGATGCTGGCCAAGCCGGCCGGTATGAAGCCGCGCGAATTGGCCGAAAAGCTGATCGCCGCGTTGCCCAGCGATGAACAGATCAGCAAGGTCGAAATCGCCGGCCCCGGCTTTCTCAACTTTTACCAGAACAGCCAGGCCCTGGCCGGTCGCCTCGACGCCGAGCTGGCCGACGCCAAGCTCGGCGTACGCAAAGCCGGCCCCCCGCAGACCGTGGTGATTGACCTGTCCTCGCCGAACCTGGCCAAGGAAATGCACGTCGGCCACCTGCGTTCGACCATCATTGGCGACGCCGTGGCACGGGTACTGGAGTTCCTCGGCGACCAGGTGATCCGGCAAAATCACGTCGGCGACTGGGGCACCCAGTTCGGCATGCTGCTGGCCTTTATGGAGGCCAACCCAGCCGCCGCCGAGAGCGAGCTGGCCGATTTGGAAGGTTTCTACCGCGCGGCGAAAAAGTGCTTCGACGACTCCGCCGCGTTCGCCGAGCGCGCCCGCGAGCTGGTGGTCCAGCTGCAAGCCGGCGACGCCGAATGCATGCGCCTGTGGCACCGCTTCAACGAAATTTCCCTGTCGCACTGCCAGAAAGCCTACGACCGCCTGGGCGTCAAGCTGTCCCCGGCCGACGTCAAGGGCGAGAGCGCCTACAACACCGAACTGCCGGGCATTATCGACGCCCTGCGGGCCAAGGGCCTGCTCAGCGAGAGCGACGGTGCCCAGTGCGTATTCCTCGACGAATACATGAATGCCGAAGGCAAGCCGCTGCCGGTAATCGTGCAGAAGGCCGGCGGCGGCTACCTGTATTCGACCACCGACCTGGCCGCCATGCGCTACCGCAGCCAGGTGCTCAAGGCCGACCGTGCGCTGTATTTCGTCGACCAGCGCCAGGCCCTGCACTTCCAGATGGCCTTCGAAGTGGCGCGCCGCGCCGGCTTCGTCCATGCAGGCATGCAGCTCGAACACATGGGCTTCGGCACCATGAACGGCGCCGATGGCCGGCCGTTCAAGACCCGCGATGGCGGCACGGTGAAGCTGATCGACCTGCTCGACGAGGCCGTAGAGCGCGCCTATGCGCTGGTAAAAGCCCGCAATGATCAACGAACCGACCGCGGAGAAGCCCCGTTTACCGAAGAGCAACTGAGAACCATCGGTAACGTGGTGGGTATCGCCTCAGTCAAATACGCCGACCTGTCCAAGCACCGTACCAGCGATTACCGCTTCAACTTCGAGCAGATGCTCAGCTTCGAGGGCAACACCGCGCCTTATTTGCTCTACGCCTACACCCGCGTGGCCAGCATATTCCGCAAGCTGGGCAAGAGCTTCGCGGAGATCGACGGCCAACTCGACCTGCAAGCCGCCCATGAAGTCGAGCTGGCCGGCAAGCTGGCGCAGTTTTCCGAAGTGCTCGGCGGCGTGGCCGAGAAAGGCGAACCGCACCAACTGTGCGCCTACCTCTACGACCTGGCCGGGTTGTTCTCCAGCTTCTACGAACATTGCCCGATCCTCACCGCCGAGGACCAGGCAACCCAACAGAGTCGCCTGCGCCTGGCCGCCCTGACCGGCCGCACGCTCAAACAGGGCCTGGAGTTACTCGGCCTGGAAACCCTGGAGCGCATGTAA
- the phaC gene encoding class II poly(R)-hydroxyalkanoic acid synthase: MSEKSNDDLKRQASENTLGLNPIVGIQSKDLLTSARTVLTQAIRQPFHSAKHVAHFAVELKNVLLGKSELQPESGDRRFVDPAWSQNPLYKRYLQTYLAWRKELHDWVEHSNLSEQDANRGHFVINLMIDAMAPSNSMANPAAVKRFFETGGQSLLDGLSHLAKDIVNNGGMPSQVDMKAFEVGKSLATTEGVVVFRNSVLELIQYRPSTEQVHERPLLVVPPQINKFYVFDLSPEKSLARFLLRSGVQTFVVSWRNPTKAQREWGLSSYIEALKEAIEAVIAITGSQDINMLGACSGGMTTASLLGHYAALGEHKVHALTLLVSVLDNKLDTQVALFADENTLEMAKRRSYQAGVIEGSDMAKVFAWMRPNDLIWNYWVNNYLLGNEPPVFDILHWNNDTTRLPAALHGEFIDMFKTNPLIRPGALEVCGTPIDLKQVTCDVFCLAGTTDHITPWEACYRSVHLFGGKCEFVLSSSGHIQSILNPPGNPKSRYMTNTEMPFEPKDWQASATKHTDSWWLHWQKWLTERSGPSKKAPSKLGNKQFPPGEPAPGTYVHER, from the coding sequence ATGTCTGAAAAAAGCAATGATGATCTGAAACGCCAAGCTTCAGAGAACACCCTCGGCCTGAACCCGATCGTCGGCATCCAAAGCAAGGACCTGCTTACCTCGGCACGCACGGTGCTCACCCAGGCCATCCGGCAACCGTTTCACAGCGCCAAACACGTCGCTCATTTCGCCGTGGAGCTGAAGAACGTCCTGCTTGGCAAGTCCGAGCTGCAGCCTGAGAGTGGCGACCGCCGTTTCGTCGATCCGGCCTGGAGCCAGAATCCGCTGTACAAGCGCTATCTACAAACCTACCTGGCCTGGCGCAAGGAACTGCATGACTGGGTCGAGCACAGCAACCTGTCGGAGCAGGACGCCAACCGCGGACACTTCGTCATCAACCTGATGATCGACGCCATGGCGCCGAGCAACAGCATGGCCAACCCGGCGGCGGTCAAGCGCTTCTTCGAAACCGGCGGCCAGAGCCTGCTCGACGGTCTGTCGCACCTGGCCAAGGATATTGTCAATAACGGCGGCATGCCCAGCCAGGTCGACATGAAGGCCTTCGAGGTCGGCAAGAGCCTGGCCACCACCGAAGGCGTGGTGGTGTTCCGCAATAGCGTGTTGGAGCTGATCCAGTACCGACCGAGCACCGAACAGGTGCACGAGCGCCCGCTGCTGGTGGTACCACCGCAGATCAACAAGTTCTATGTGTTCGACCTGTCGCCAGAGAAGAGCCTGGCGCGCTTCCTGTTGCGTAGCGGCGTGCAGACCTTCGTGGTCAGTTGGCGCAACCCGACCAAGGCGCAACGCGAGTGGGGCCTGTCGAGCTATATCGAAGCGCTCAAGGAAGCCATCGAGGCGGTCATCGCGATCACCGGCAGCCAAGACATCAATATGCTCGGTGCCTGCTCCGGCGGCATGACCACTGCCTCGCTGCTCGGCCACTATGCGGCGCTTGGCGAGCACAAGGTTCACGCCCTGACCCTGCTGGTCAGCGTGCTGGACAACAAACTGGACACCCAGGTCGCACTGTTCGCCGACGAGAATACCCTGGAGATGGCCAAGCGGCGCTCCTACCAGGCCGGCGTCATCGAGGGCAGCGACATGGCCAAGGTGTTTGCCTGGATGCGCCCCAACGACCTGATCTGGAACTACTGGGTCAACAACTACCTGCTCGGCAACGAACCGCCGGTGTTCGACATCCTCCACTGGAACAACGACACCACCCGCCTGCCCGCCGCGCTGCACGGCGAGTTCATCGACATGTTCAAGACCAATCCGCTGATCCGTCCCGGCGCGCTGGAAGTCTGCGGCACGCCGATCGACCTCAAGCAGGTCACCTGCGACGTCTTCTGCCTCGCCGGCACCACCGATCACATCACCCCCTGGGAGGCGTGTTACAGGTCGGTACACCTGTTCGGCGGCAAATGCGAGTTCGTCCTGTCCAGCAGCGGGCATATCCAGAGCATCCTCAACCCGCCGGGCAATCCCAAGTCGCGCTACATGACCAACACGGAAATGCCCTTCGAACCGAAAGACTGGCAGGCAAGTGCAACCAAGCACACCGACTCCTGGTGGCTGCACTGGCAGAAGTGGCTGACCGAGCGCTCCGGCCCGAGCAAAAAAGCGCCGAGCAAACTGGGCAACAAACAGTTCCCGCCCGGCGAGCCAGCACCTGGAACCTACGTACACGAACGTTGA
- a CDS encoding DUF971 domain-containing protein — translation MHIPSAVKLHKASRTLELQYGSASYTLPAEFLRVHSPSAEVQGHGKPILQTGKLHVALSGVEPAGNYALKLCFDDGHDSGLFSWDYLYELATHQDPLWADYLTALAAAGKSRDPDEFVVKLML, via the coding sequence ATGCACATCCCCTCCGCAGTCAAACTGCACAAGGCATCGCGCACCCTGGAGCTGCAGTACGGCAGCGCCAGCTACACCCTGCCGGCAGAGTTCCTTCGCGTGCACTCGCCCTCGGCGGAAGTGCAAGGCCATGGCAAGCCCATTCTGCAGACCGGCAAGCTGCATGTCGCCCTGAGCGGCGTCGAGCCGGCCGGTAATTACGCCCTGAAACTCTGTTTCGACGATGGCCACGACAGCGGGCTGTTCAGCTGGGACTACCTGTATGAACTGGCCACCCATCAGGATCCCTTATGGGCCGACTACCTGACCGCGCTCGCGGCTGCCGGGAAATCCCGCGACCCCGACGAGTTCGTGGTCAAGCTGATGCTCTAG
- the hslV gene encoding ATP-dependent protease subunit HslV, with product MTTIVSVRRHGKVVMGGDGQVSLGNTVMKGNAKKVRHLYHGQVLAGFAGATADAFTLFERFEGKLEKHQGHLVRAAVELAKDWRTDRSLSRLEAMLAVANKDASLIITGNGDVVEPEHGLIAMGSGGGFAQAAALALLQNTEQMSAHEIAEKALNIAASICVFTNQNLTIEELDSAI from the coding sequence TTGACCACCATCGTTTCAGTACGCCGCCACGGCAAAGTCGTCATGGGCGGCGACGGCCAGGTTTCCCTCGGCAACACCGTGATGAAAGGCAATGCGAAGAAGGTTCGCCACCTCTATCACGGCCAGGTCCTCGCCGGTTTCGCCGGCGCCACCGCGGACGCCTTCACCCTATTCGAGCGCTTCGAAGGCAAGCTGGAAAAACACCAGGGCCACCTGGTACGCGCCGCCGTCGAACTGGCCAAGGACTGGCGCACCGACCGCTCGCTGAGCCGCCTGGAAGCCATGCTTGCAGTGGCCAACAAAGACGCCTCGCTGATCATCACCGGCAATGGCGATGTGGTGGAGCCGGAGCACGGCCTGATCGCCATGGGCTCCGGCGGCGGCTTTGCCCAAGCCGCGGCATTGGCCTTGCTGCAGAATACCGAGCAGATGTCGGCCCACGAAATTGCGGAAAAGGCGTTGAACATTGCCGCGTCCATCTGTGTCTTTACCAATCAGAATCTGACTATCGAGGAACTGGACTCGGCCATCTGA
- the phaZ gene encoding poly(3-hydroxyalkanoate) depolymerase translates to MSLPFVFRTIDLDGQTIRTAVRPGSGKMAPLLIFNGIGANLELVMPFVRALDSDLEVIAFDVPGVGGSSTPRTPYRFPGLAKLAARMLDYLDYGQVNVIGVSWGGALAQQFAHDYPERCKKLVLAATSAGAVMVPGKPKVLWRMASPRRYVQPSYGVQIAPDIYGGAFRRDPKLALAHASKVRSGGKMGYYWQLFAGVGWTSIHWLHKIRQPTLVLAGDDDPLIPLINMRLLAWRIPNADLHVIDDGHLFLVTRAGVVAPLIMKFLAEERQPAVMHPKPSTARQN, encoded by the coding sequence ATGTCATTACCTTTTGTATTTCGCACCATCGACCTGGATGGCCAAACCATCCGTACTGCCGTGCGTCCCGGCAGTGGCAAGATGGCGCCGCTGCTGATTTTCAATGGCATCGGCGCCAACCTGGAACTGGTCATGCCCTTCGTTCGCGCGCTCGACAGCGATCTCGAAGTGATCGCCTTCGACGTGCCCGGTGTCGGTGGCTCCTCGACCCCCCGCACCCCTTATCGCTTCCCCGGCCTGGCCAAGCTGGCGGCGCGCATGCTCGATTACCTGGACTACGGCCAGGTCAATGTGATCGGCGTGTCCTGGGGCGGCGCCCTGGCGCAACAGTTCGCCCATGACTACCCGGAACGCTGCAAGAAGCTGGTGCTGGCGGCCACCTCGGCCGGCGCGGTAATGGTGCCGGGCAAGCCCAAGGTGCTCTGGCGCATGGCCAGTCCGCGGCGCTACGTACAGCCGTCCTATGGCGTGCAGATCGCTCCGGACATCTATGGCGGCGCCTTCCGCCGCGACCCCAAGCTGGCCCTGGCACATGCCAGCAAGGTGCGCTCGGGCGGCAAGATGGGCTACTACTGGCAGCTGTTCGCTGGCGTCGGCTGGACCAGCATCCACTGGTTGCACAAGATCCGCCAACCGACCCTGGTGCTGGCCGGCGACGACGACCCGTTGATCCCGCTGATCAACATGCGTCTGCTGGCCTGGCGCATTCCGAATGCCGATCTGCACGTAATCGACGATGGTCACCTGTTTCTGGTGACCCGCGCCGGAGTAGTGGCACCGCTGATCATGAAATTCCTCGCCGAAGAACGCCAACCTGCAGTGATGCACCCCAAGCCCTCAACTGCTCGCCAGAACTGA